A window of Terriglobales bacterium genomic DNA:
GCGTCATAGAGCATGACCGGCACGATCGGGGTGTCACCTTCCTTGAGGTCGAAACCAGCATCCGTGAGCAGACCACGCCAGTACCGGGCGTTCCACTCCAGTTTGTCGCGGCGCTTGGTCGTGGTAGTGATCAAATCCAGCACCTTTAGGGCTCCGGCCACGATTACCGGCGCCACGGCATTGGAAAACAGATAAGGTCGTGCCCGTTGGCGGCACATCTCCACCAACTCGCGCCGTCCGCTGACGCAGCCGCCGGAAGCGCCGCCTAACGCCTTTCCCAGCGTTGTGGTGATCACATCGATCTTGCCGAATACGCCGCAGTGCTCGTGTGTTCCACGTCCGGTTTTGCCAATGAAGCCGGTAGCATGGGAGTCATCCACGAAAACCATTGCGTTGTACTTCTCGGCCAGGGCAACGATTTCAGCCAGCTTGGCGGTATCGCCGTCCATGGAAAACACGCCATCGGTGATAACCATGCGGAACCGCTTATCCTGGTGTTCTTGCAGCTTCTCCTCCAGGTGCCCCATGTCGGAATGTTTGTACGTGTCTTGCATGGCTTTCGACAGACGCATGCCGTCCACAATCGACGCGTGAACGAGCCGATCGGCGATCATCACGTCCTGCTCCTTTAGACAGGCTTCGAAGAAGCCGGCGTTGGCGTCCATGCAGGAGGGGAAGAGCAAGGTGTCCTCGGTGCCGAGGAACTCGCTCAGCCGCCTCTCCAGTTCCCGGTGAATGTCCTGAGTGCCACAAATGAAGCGCACCGAAGACATTCCGTAGCCGCGTCCATCGAGGCCAGCGTGCGCGGCAGCGATCACCTCCGGGTGGCTCGACAGCCCAAGATAGTTGTTGGAGCAGATGTTGATACACTTGCGGATGGCAGAACCGACCGGGAATTCCACTTCAATTTCCGCTGATTGCGGTGAGTGGATATAGCGTTCCTCTTTGAAAAGGCCCGCGGCTTTGATTCCTTCAATCTCGGTCAGATAGCTTTCACGAACCACATTGGAGAAGGACATAAGAGGCCTCGCGTAATGAGAGATCGTACCCGTGCCTAAGTCCGCATCAGGCGTTGGCAGCGTCGGGCACGTTCTAAACGCTGCCGACTTCAGCTTTCTGAAACCGCCGTACCAAGGCCACAATGCGCTCGACCGTGTCGAAGGCTTCGGGTGTAGCGGCGGAGTCGGGAATGTGAATCGTGTACTTCTTTTCCAGGAATCGCAG
This region includes:
- a CDS encoding glycine C-acetyltransferase, with protein sequence MSFSNVVRESYLTEIEGIKAAGLFKEERYIHSPQSAEIEVEFPVGSAIRKCINICSNNYLGLSSHPEVIAAAHAGLDGRGYGMSSVRFICGTQDIHRELERRLSEFLGTEDTLLFPSCMDANAGFFEACLKEQDVMIADRLVHASIVDGMRLSKAMQDTYKHSDMGHLEEKLQEHQDKRFRMVITDGVFSMDGDTAKLAEIVALAEKYNAMVFVDDSHATGFIGKTGRGTHEHCGVFGKIDVITTTLGKALGGASGGCVSGRRELVEMCRQRARPYLFSNAVAPVIVAGALKVLDLITTTTKRRDKLEWNARYWRGLLTDAGFDLKEGDTPIVPVMLYDA
- a CDS encoding acyl carrier protein, which encodes MDEITKVVRDYIIREYVQEGDEREITETTPLISSGLVDSFSMVSLLRFLEKKYTIHIPDSAATPEAFDTVERIVALVRRFQKAEVGSV